A single genomic interval of Amycolatopsis albispora harbors:
- a CDS encoding response regulator transcription factor: MTASGQARVMVVEDDEDLLVAVSAELRAAGLDVVAVADLAGAARVPPPLACAVFDRMLPDGDAITHVHQRRQEGWAVPVLFLTARDTLADRVDGFAHGGDDYLVKPFAPGELTARVLALCRRAGAGRPSILRHADLEVDCARREVRRGGVLLTLSGKEFAVLEYLAARPEQAVPRADLLEHCWDAEADPMANVVDVVVRRLRRKLREPELIHTVRGVGYRLAAS, from the coding sequence ATGACAGCTTCAGGCCAGGCGCGGGTGATGGTCGTCGAGGACGACGAGGATCTGCTGGTCGCGGTCTCCGCCGAGCTGCGCGCCGCCGGGCTCGACGTGGTCGCGGTCGCCGACCTGGCCGGTGCCGCGCGGGTGCCGCCGCCGCTGGCGTGCGCCGTGTTCGACCGGATGCTGCCCGACGGTGACGCGATCACCCATGTGCACCAGCGTCGGCAGGAGGGCTGGGCGGTGCCGGTGTTGTTCCTGACCGCGCGCGACACGCTCGCCGACCGCGTCGACGGCTTCGCGCACGGCGGTGACGACTACCTGGTCAAGCCGTTCGCGCCGGGTGAGCTGACCGCGCGCGTGCTGGCGTTGTGCCGCCGCGCGGGCGCGGGCAGGCCGTCGATCCTGCGGCACGCGGACCTCGAAGTGGACTGCGCGCGCCGCGAGGTCCGCCGCGGCGGTGTGCTGCTCACGCTCAGCGGCAAGGAGTTCGCCGTGCTCGAGTACCTGGCCGCCCGCCCGGAGCAGGCGGTGCCGCGCGCCGACCTGCTGGAGCACTGCTGGGACGCCGAGGCCGATCCGATGGCCAACGTGGTCGACGTGGTGGTCCGGCGGCTGCGGCGCAAACTGCGCGAACCCGAGCTGATCCACACCGTGCGCGGTGTCGGCTACCGGCTGGCGGCCTCGTGA
- a CDS encoding HAMP domain-containing sensor histidine kinase, with protein MSAQRLRRLRLVLTLLFTTLNAAGLILLAWLVVRSDSLHGEQLLDGDLHRVTSTAARLVQYGDAIVTDYIGRDVLGDQCPQFAVLPGGATPFAPYYSARNCVEVNRADLDVLATQTVSSNLVLETYINDGDVRVRTEPLRNEFAQNIGAVVAWSDARGVAAEHQRLVLSVAGGCLVLVAAVALAGHALAGRALRPAAAALEQQELLLAETAHDLRTPVAALRALAETALRHPDQRAELLPRTVRLAGRMGGIIDGLLVRARLAAGVEQLAIQPVWLDQLVTSLVEETPHDGARVTVTAAATKVSADPALLQRAIGNLLDNALRYGKQPDQPAIVHITVAGGRVTVADHGPGIDASLAEDAFDRFTGAGGSSGLGLAIVSWVAQSHGGTLSVYNAEEGGAIFELALPVLRD; from the coding sequence GTGTCCGCGCAGCGCCTCCGCCGCCTGCGCCTGGTGCTGACGCTGTTGTTCACCACGCTGAACGCGGCCGGGCTGATCCTGCTCGCGTGGCTGGTCGTGCGGTCGGACAGCCTGCACGGCGAGCAGCTGCTGGACGGCGACCTGCACCGCGTCACCTCGACCGCGGCGCGGCTGGTCCAGTACGGCGACGCCATCGTCACCGACTACATCGGCCGGGACGTGCTGGGCGACCAGTGCCCGCAGTTCGCCGTGCTCCCCGGTGGCGCGACGCCGTTCGCGCCTTACTACAGCGCGCGGAACTGTGTCGAGGTGAACCGCGCCGACCTGGATGTGCTGGCCACGCAGACGGTTTCCTCGAACCTCGTGCTGGAGACCTACATCAACGACGGTGACGTGCGCGTGCGCACCGAGCCGCTGCGCAACGAGTTCGCGCAGAACATCGGCGCGGTGGTGGCCTGGAGCGACGCGCGCGGGGTCGCCGCCGAGCACCAGCGGCTGGTGCTGAGCGTGGCGGGCGGCTGCCTGGTGCTGGTCGCCGCGGTCGCGCTGGCCGGGCACGCGCTGGCCGGTCGCGCGCTCCGGCCCGCCGCGGCGGCGCTGGAACAGCAGGAGTTGCTGCTCGCCGAGACCGCGCACGACCTGCGCACCCCGGTCGCCGCGCTGCGTGCGCTGGCCGAAACCGCGTTGCGGCACCCCGACCAGCGCGCCGAACTGCTGCCACGCACGGTCCGGCTGGCCGGCCGGATGGGCGGCATCATCGACGGTCTGCTGGTCCGCGCTCGGCTCGCGGCCGGGGTGGAGCAGCTGGCGATCCAGCCGGTGTGGCTGGACCAGCTGGTCACCAGCCTGGTCGAGGAGACGCCGCACGACGGCGCGCGGGTCACGGTCACCGCGGCGGCCACCAAGGTCTCCGCGGATCCGGCGTTGTTGCAGCGCGCCATCGGCAACCTGCTGGACAACGCGCTGCGGTACGGGAAGCAGCCCGACCAGCCGGCGATCGTGCACATCACGGTGGCGGGCGGCCGGGTCACCGTGGCCGACCACGGCCCCGGCATCGACGCTTCGCTGGCCGAGGACGCCTTCGACCGCTTCACCGGCGCGGGCGGTTCGTCCGGGCTGGGGCTGGCGATCGTGAGCTGGGTGGCGCAGTCGCACGGCGGCACCCTCAGCGTCTACAACGCCGAGGAGGGCGGCGCGATCTTCGAGCTGGCACTGCCGGTGCTGCGGGACTGA
- a CDS encoding alpha-ketoglutarate-dependent dioxygenase AlkB yields the protein MSTELQGSLFDTAAEIGLRPLDGIERTTLGDGAWIDVLPGWLTGASELFDRLVHEVPWYGEQRWMYERIVDVPRLLCFYEESQPLPHPVLTEARRRLTAYYRDELGEPFRTAGLCYYRDGRDSVAWHGDTIGRGSTEDTMVAIVSVGAPRTLALRPRGGGESVKRPLGHGDLIVMGGSCQRTWEHAIPKTGKAVGPRISIQFRPRGVR from the coding sequence ATGTCCACTGAGCTCCAGGGGTCTCTCTTCGACACCGCGGCCGAGATCGGGCTGCGCCCGCTCGACGGCATCGAGCGCACCACGCTCGGCGACGGCGCGTGGATCGACGTGCTGCCCGGGTGGCTCACCGGCGCGAGCGAACTGTTCGACCGGCTGGTGCACGAGGTGCCGTGGTACGGGGAGCAGCGCTGGATGTACGAGCGGATCGTCGACGTGCCGCGGCTGCTGTGTTTTTACGAGGAATCGCAGCCGCTCCCGCATCCCGTGCTCACCGAAGCCCGGCGGCGGCTGACGGCGTACTACCGGGATGAACTCGGCGAACCCTTCCGCACGGCGGGGCTGTGCTACTACCGCGATGGCCGGGACAGCGTCGCCTGGCACGGCGACACCATCGGCCGGGGCAGCACGGAGGACACCATGGTGGCGATCGTGTCCGTCGGCGCCCCGCGAACGCTGGCCCTACGCCCCCGCGGTGGCGGCGAGTCCGTGAAGCGCCCCCTCGGCCACGGCGACCTGATCGTGATGGGCGGTTCTTGCCAGCGCACGTGGGAACACGCCATTCCGAAAACCGGCAAGGCGGTCGGACCGCGCATCAGCATCCAATTCCGCCCGAGAGGAGTGCGTTAG
- a CDS encoding response regulator transcription factor → MRVLVVEDDEDLRTAVAAALRGTGFAVDTAVDLATADENLYVNSYDCVVFDRKLPGGDSLDYVRARRRDGWAVPVLFLTAMDAVSERIAGLRDGGDDYVVKPFAIPELVARVGSLCRRAGGGPPPVLRHGDLEMDTGRHEVRRGGVLLMLTGKEFTVLRLLLAANGQPVPRRELIRAAWDEMADPASNVLDVVIAQLRRKLRNPPLIHTERNVGYRLGE, encoded by the coding sequence GTGCGTGTGCTGGTGGTCGAGGACGATGAAGATCTCCGGACGGCGGTGGCCGCCGCCCTGCGCGGCACCGGTTTCGCGGTGGACACGGCGGTGGACCTGGCGACCGCGGACGAAAACCTGTACGTGAACTCCTACGACTGCGTGGTCTTCGACCGGAAGCTGCCCGGCGGGGACTCGCTCGACTACGTGCGGGCGCGGCGGCGGGACGGCTGGGCGGTGCCGGTGCTGTTCCTGACCGCGATGGACGCGGTGTCCGAGCGGATCGCGGGCCTGCGCGACGGCGGGGACGACTACGTGGTCAAGCCGTTCGCCATCCCGGAACTGGTGGCGCGGGTGGGCAGCCTGTGCCGCCGGGCAGGCGGCGGGCCGCCGCCCGTGCTGCGCCACGGTGATCTGGAGATGGACACCGGGCGGCACGAGGTGCGCCGCGGTGGGGTGCTGCTCATGCTGACCGGCAAGGAGTTCACCGTGCTGCGGCTGCTGCTGGCGGCCAACGGGCAGCCGGTGCCGCGACGTGAGCTGATCCGCGCTGCGTGGGACGAAATGGCCGATCCGGCGTCGAACGTGCTCGACGTGGTGATCGCCCAGCTGCGGCGGAAGCTGCGGAACCCGCCGCTGATCCATACCGAGCGGAATGTGGGATATCGCCTCGGCGAGTAG
- a CDS encoding AAA family ATPase has product MTQPKSAEVYELLAANVQQVIRGKPEVVRLAITALLAEGHLLVEDVPGLGKTTLARCLARSVGGTFNRIQFTPDLLPGDITGVMVYHQKEERFAFHGGGIFANVVLADEINRGTPKTQSALLEVMAERTATVDSVRHEVPHPFLVVATQNPIEMEGTYRLPEAQLDRFLMRLSVGYPDLDAEVLVIMSDCAGISPEDLPAVVDLGRLQQAIAEVRASHIDREVCVYAARLTAATRTHAAVRYGASPRGSIALVRAAQAYAATAGRLFVTPDDIKDVAKPVLAHRLVLTADAELNQRGAGEVIDEILAAVPVPSVNAAGR; this is encoded by the coding sequence GTGACCCAGCCGAAGTCGGCCGAGGTCTACGAACTGCTCGCGGCCAACGTGCAGCAGGTGATCCGGGGCAAGCCCGAGGTGGTCCGCCTGGCGATCACCGCGTTGCTCGCCGAGGGGCACCTGCTCGTCGAGGACGTGCCGGGGCTGGGCAAGACCACGCTGGCGCGCTGCCTCGCGCGCAGCGTCGGCGGCACGTTCAACCGCATCCAGTTCACCCCGGACCTGCTGCCGGGCGACATCACCGGCGTGATGGTGTACCACCAGAAGGAGGAGCGGTTCGCCTTCCACGGCGGCGGCATCTTCGCCAACGTGGTGCTCGCCGACGAGATCAACCGAGGCACCCCGAAAACGCAGTCCGCGCTGCTCGAGGTGATGGCCGAGCGGACGGCGACGGTGGATTCGGTGCGGCACGAGGTGCCCCACCCGTTCCTGGTGGTGGCCACGCAGAACCCGATCGAGATGGAGGGCACCTACCGGCTGCCGGAGGCCCAGCTCGACCGGTTCCTGATGCGGTTGTCCGTCGGTTACCCGGATCTCGACGCCGAGGTGCTGGTGATTATGAGCGACTGCGCGGGCATCAGCCCGGAGGACCTGCCGGCCGTGGTGGACCTCGGGCGGTTGCAGCAGGCCATCGCGGAGGTGCGCGCGTCGCACATCGACCGCGAGGTGTGTGTGTACGCGGCTCGCCTGACCGCGGCGACTCGGACGCACGCGGCGGTCCGGTACGGCGCCAGCCCGCGCGGCAGCATCGCGCTCGTCCGCGCCGCGCAGGCGTACGCGGCGACGGCCGGCCGTCTTTTTGTCACGCCGGACGACATCAAGGACGTGGCCAAGCCCGTGCTCGCGCATCGGCTGGTGCTGACCGCCGACGCCGAGCTGAACCAGCGCGGTGCCGGGGAGGTCATCGACGAGATCCTGGCGGCCGTCCCGGTGCCGTCGGTCAACGCCGCGGGCCGGTGA
- a CDS encoding fibronectin type III domain-containing protein — protein sequence MVVTVVAVATAVGVAVSGAAKPDGGIDFFQSGHWVFSNLLGTVFHIDGASHNVDAQLSLPGADPGSQVVQGETGGYVVGGNRIIEFGKSDLAVEKTHTPPADERPVALEVAGGPYLVYRDAGQVVRLGDAMLTVSAGGKLGEPVATTAGDLWLHHTESNSICQLGRDADRLTCPTNAPSGHTGGLTVVADRPVFVDTSTDTAHQIEGKDLGAGVALGVDVPPNARFASTDVGGRIAVLDSAGKRMHLVDTTPAKAAPVTVDLPDGDYADVASSGQSVVLLDRAKNNVLTYDRDGKPRKSTPVPPSKPRLSKGEDSRVYVDSADGGHVLVVDNDGTVGPVEVGPKPPPVPPVEPPPVQQQAPPQQQTPPPVQQRDNPPPARPKSQPQPKPQPPKPVTQPAKPASPPGAPPGVKATAGNAAITVNWGAASPNGGAISNYHVAWSSSAGSGEKTVGGGVRSTTLSGLSNDVTYVVTVTAQNSAGRGQGAKSAGVTPKSPKSITISRGKTETYNETCEAPDCALIRVQAQGFKPNTRYHFDPHANSSYENEGRTVKTDADGTVDFQAFHFGQVGRTVWVTADGIESNRIVWEEG from the coding sequence ATGGTGGTCACCGTGGTCGCGGTCGCGACCGCGGTGGGCGTCGCCGTTTCGGGCGCGGCGAAGCCCGACGGCGGCATCGACTTCTTCCAGTCCGGGCACTGGGTGTTCAGCAACCTGCTCGGCACGGTCTTCCACATCGACGGGGCCAGCCACAACGTGGACGCGCAGCTGAGCCTGCCCGGCGCCGATCCGGGCAGCCAGGTGGTCCAGGGCGAGACCGGCGGGTACGTGGTCGGCGGCAACCGGATCATCGAGTTCGGCAAGTCCGATCTGGCGGTGGAGAAAACCCACACCCCGCCCGCAGACGAGCGGCCGGTGGCGCTGGAGGTCGCGGGCGGGCCGTACCTGGTGTACCGCGACGCCGGCCAGGTGGTCCGCCTCGGCGACGCCATGCTGACCGTGTCCGCCGGGGGCAAGCTGGGCGAGCCGGTGGCCACCACGGCCGGTGATCTCTGGCTGCACCACACCGAAAGCAACTCGATCTGCCAGCTGGGCCGTGACGCCGACCGGCTCACCTGCCCGACGAACGCGCCGAGCGGCCACACCGGCGGGCTGACCGTGGTCGCCGATCGGCCGGTTTTTGTCGACACCTCCACCGACACCGCGCACCAGATCGAAGGCAAGGACCTCGGCGCGGGGGTCGCGCTCGGCGTGGACGTGCCGCCGAACGCGCGTTTCGCGTCAACCGACGTCGGCGGCCGGATCGCCGTGCTCGACAGCGCGGGCAAGCGCATGCACCTCGTCGACACCACGCCGGCGAAGGCCGCGCCGGTCACCGTAGACCTGCCCGACGGGGACTACGCCGACGTCGCGTCCTCCGGGCAATCGGTGGTCCTGCTCGACCGCGCCAAGAACAACGTGCTCACCTACGACCGCGACGGCAAGCCGCGCAAGAGCACGCCGGTCCCGCCGAGCAAGCCGCGACTGTCCAAAGGGGAGGATTCGCGGGTCTACGTGGACAGCGCCGACGGCGGGCACGTGCTGGTGGTGGACAACGACGGCACGGTCGGCCCGGTCGAGGTCGGGCCCAAGCCGCCGCCGGTGCCCCCGGTCGAGCCGCCGCCCGTGCAGCAGCAGGCGCCACCACAGCAGCAGACACCGCCGCCGGTGCAGCAGCGCGACAATCCGCCGCCGGCAAGGCCGAAATCCCAGCCACAACCCAAACCGCAGCCGCCAAAGCCGGTCACGCAACCGGCGAAACCGGCCAGCCCGCCGGGCGCGCCGCCCGGGGTCAAGGCGACCGCCGGGAACGCCGCGATCACGGTCAACTGGGGTGCCGCGTCCCCGAACGGCGGTGCCATTTCGAACTACCACGTCGCCTGGAGTTCCAGCGCGGGCAGCGGCGAGAAGACCGTCGGTGGTGGCGTCCGGTCGACCACGCTGAGCGGGCTGAGCAACGACGTCACCTACGTGGTCACGGTGACCGCGCAGAACTCCGCCGGACGCGGCCAGGGCGCCAAATCCGCCGGGGTGACCCCGAAGTCGCCGAAGTCGATCACGATTTCGCGCGGTAAAACCGAGACCTACAACGAAACCTGCGAGGCTCCGGACTGCGCGCTCATCCGCGTCCAGGCCCAGGGTTTCAAACCGAACACCAGGTACCACTTCGACCCGCACGCCAACTCGTCGTACGAGAACGAAGGCAGAACGGTGAAAACCGACGCCGACGGCACGGTCGACTTCCAGGCGTTCCACTTCGGACAGGTCGGCCGCACGGTGTGGGTCACCGCGGACGGCATCGAATCCAATCGCATCGTGTGGGAGGAAGGGTGA
- a CDS encoding AfsR/SARP family transcriptional regulator has protein sequence MLFRVLGPLEAQTPDGTVLELGARKPTTVLATLLLNPNGWTSVAQLIGATWHEQAAPASAEANLKTYIWQLRRALPGDRIESRPGAYRLRVEHGELDTDLVAAAVPAARQALADGDADEAARRYTEALARWRGRPFDGLDPEFAEPVLTRLEELRHELRLGLADAWLAGHRYPDAIALLHELTDEDPLREAAWSRLVRALHRAGRRDEAIAAFGRARTLLSQELGIEPGPELSAAFTEALEPGGRRRCCDLPRDLPTLTGRESELDALRSQRAHGGPVPVLVVDGMPGVGKTALAVHFAHEVAEDYPDARLFVDLRANDPLSAEDALARLLRAAGVPDSAIPADLDERAALWRGELDGRRVLLVLDNAADAAQVTPLLPGTAGCLVLVTTRNRALAVEGTRGLTLAPLDAWSAAEMFRTGVGDWRTDAEPAAVADIVGLCGGLPAVLRAAAARLRSRPLWTVGRLATRLAAEPLPGMAELLEPSYRRLAEPERRLFAGLGRYAEVDVQLAAKLAGLSRAEAMRALETLADRHLLDPRAGEVYACHPAVRSVAAAGLPARVA, from the coding sequence GTGCTGTTCCGGGTGCTGGGGCCGCTCGAGGCACAAACGCCGGACGGGACTGTGCTCGAGCTGGGGGCCAGGAAACCGACCACGGTGCTGGCCACCCTGCTGCTGAACCCTAACGGCTGGACCAGTGTGGCTCAGCTGATCGGTGCGACCTGGCATGAACAGGCCGCGCCCGCCTCGGCCGAGGCGAACCTCAAGACCTACATCTGGCAGCTGCGGCGGGCGCTGCCCGGCGACCGGATCGAGAGCAGGCCCGGTGCCTACCGGCTGCGCGTCGAGCACGGTGAGCTCGACACCGACCTGGTCGCCGCGGCGGTCCCGGCGGCAAGGCAGGCGCTGGCCGACGGCGACGCCGACGAGGCCGCGCGCCGGTACACCGAGGCGCTGGCCCGCTGGCGAGGCCGCCCGTTCGACGGGCTGGACCCCGAGTTCGCCGAGCCGGTGCTGACCCGGCTGGAGGAACTCCGGCACGAGCTGCGGCTCGGCCTCGCCGACGCCTGGCTCGCCGGGCACCGCTACCCCGACGCCATCGCGCTGCTGCACGAACTCACCGATGAGGACCCGTTGCGCGAAGCCGCGTGGTCCCGGCTGGTGCGCGCGCTGCACCGGGCAGGCAGGCGCGACGAGGCCATCGCTGCCTTCGGCCGCGCGCGGACCCTGCTGTCCCAGGAACTGGGCATCGAGCCGGGGCCCGAGCTGAGCGCCGCGTTCACCGAGGCGCTGGAACCCGGCGGCCGCCGCCGCTGCTGCGACCTGCCGCGTGACCTGCCGACGCTGACCGGGCGGGAGTCCGAACTGGACGCGCTGCGGTCGCAGCGGGCACACGGCGGTCCGGTGCCGGTGCTGGTGGTCGACGGCATGCCCGGTGTCGGCAAGACGGCGCTGGCGGTGCATTTCGCGCACGAGGTCGCCGAGGACTACCCCGACGCTCGGCTGTTCGTCGACCTGCGGGCGAACGACCCGCTGTCCGCCGAGGACGCGCTGGCCAGGCTGCTCCGCGCGGCGGGTGTGCCGGATTCGGCGATCCCGGCCGATCTGGACGAGCGGGCCGCGCTGTGGCGAGGTGAGCTGGACGGCCGCCGGGTGCTGCTGGTGCTCGACAACGCGGCGGACGCGGCGCAGGTCACGCCGCTGCTGCCGGGCACGGCCGGCTGCCTGGTGCTGGTGACCACCCGGAACCGCGCGCTGGCGGTCGAAGGCACCCGCGGCCTGACGCTCGCGCCGCTGGACGCCTGGTCCGCGGCGGAGATGTTCCGCACCGGGGTCGGTGACTGGCGCACCGACGCGGAACCCGCGGCGGTGGCGGATATCGTCGGGTTGTGCGGGGGCCTGCCCGCCGTGCTCCGCGCCGCCGCGGCCCGGCTGCGTTCCCGTCCACTGTGGACCGTCGGAAGGCTGGCCACCCGGCTGGCCGCGGAACCGCTGCCCGGCATGGCCGAACTGCTCGAGCCGAGCTACCGGCGGCTGGCCGAGCCCGAACGGCGGCTGTTCGCCGGTCTCGGTCGGTACGCGGAGGTGGACGTCCAGCTGGCCGCGAAACTGGCAGGGCTGAGCCGCGCCGAGGCGATGCGCGCGCTGGAGACGCTGGCCGACCGGCACCTGCTCGACCCGCGGGCGGGCGAGGTCTACGCCTGTCATCCGGCGGTCCGGTCAGTGGCCGCCGCCGGTCTCCCGGCCAGGGTGGCGTGA
- a CDS encoding DUF58 domain-containing protein: protein MRLTRRGVAVLVLAVVLFGAGSWLGHPMLRALGGICVCVVLVAVLLVGRSPKVAVSRAVYPDRVERGRPALARLLVRNEGTRRQAGFTAGDRVGSGVRAVGVRALAPGAEAVYHYELPTEQRGRFEVGPLVLERSDPLGLARNRLASGDPVTLWVHPRRHPVRAVSGGQPRHHHEGRAADDALHGSLDLREVREYVPGDEVRHLHWKATARTGRLMVREFADPDQPRLTVLLDTRAERRFEDAIEVAASMLNAAALSGHRCRLVTPAGLDVSASDGPQGARRLLDELCVAEAEPAQIPLVPPAFSLARSRGGALVVVTTGDSDPAALARLRPFYPVLTVFSLGGKVEPVPGARMLEGPSAAGLLQRWNAVVA, encoded by the coding sequence ATGCGCCTGACCCGGCGCGGGGTGGCCGTGCTCGTGCTCGCCGTGGTGCTGTTCGGCGCCGGGAGCTGGCTGGGGCACCCGATGCTGCGTGCGCTCGGCGGCATCTGCGTCTGCGTGGTGCTGGTGGCCGTGCTGCTGGTGGGGCGTAGTCCGAAGGTGGCGGTTTCGCGGGCGGTGTACCCGGATCGGGTCGAACGCGGCCGCCCGGCGCTCGCGCGGTTGCTGGTGCGCAACGAAGGTACGCGGCGGCAGGCCGGGTTCACCGCGGGCGACCGCGTCGGTTCCGGCGTGCGCGCGGTCGGCGTGCGCGCGCTCGCGCCGGGTGCGGAGGCGGTGTACCACTACGAACTGCCCACCGAGCAGCGCGGCCGGTTCGAAGTGGGGCCGCTGGTGCTGGAGCGGTCCGATCCGCTCGGGCTGGCCAGGAACCGGCTCGCCAGCGGCGATCCGGTGACGCTGTGGGTGCACCCGCGCCGCCATCCGGTGCGCGCGGTGTCCGGTGGGCAGCCCCGCCACCACCACGAGGGCCGGGCTGCCGACGACGCGTTGCACGGTTCGCTCGACCTCCGCGAAGTGCGCGAGTACGTGCCCGGCGACGAGGTGCGGCACCTGCACTGGAAGGCCACCGCGCGCACCGGCAGGCTGATGGTCCGCGAGTTCGCCGACCCGGACCAGCCGCGGCTGACCGTGTTGCTGGACACCCGTGCCGAACGCCGGTTCGAGGATGCCATCGAGGTGGCGGCATCGATGCTGAACGCGGCCGCGTTGTCGGGGCACCGCTGCCGCCTGGTCACCCCGGCCGGGCTCGATGTGTCCGCTTCGGACGGTCCGCAGGGGGCGCGGCGGCTGCTCGACGAGCTGTGTGTCGCCGAGGCGGAACCGGCGCAGATTCCCTTGGTGCCGCCCGCTTTCTCGCTCGCGCGGTCGCGCGGTGGCGCGCTGGTGGTGGTGACCACCGGTGACTCCGATCCGGCGGCACTGGCGCGGCTGCGGCCGTTCTACCCGGTGCTCACCGTGTTCTCGCTCGGTGGCAAGGTGGAGCCCGTGCCCGGCGCGCGGATGCTCGAAGGCCCGTCGGCGGCCGGCCTCCTCCAGCGGTGGAACGCGGTGGTCGCGTGA
- a CDS encoding helix-turn-helix transcriptional regulator, protein MGVAVLTRGNRELTGLLASATTEVLVMSTGSLALARPREIDRYNLRRGVAYRVLCPGEFPLPGGAEIRTAPEVPSDALVVDRQFAVLPADRNGFAVFELPGVVGTTVELFERIWAVSPPRGEELPNERERELLALLSSGITDESAALRLGVSVRTVRRTAADLMLRLGARSRFQAGARAADRGWLPAGSPDPAPVLSVGACAGGRGR, encoded by the coding sequence ATGGGGGTCGCCGTCCTGACCCGGGGGAACCGGGAACTGACCGGCCTGCTGGCTTCGGCCACCACCGAGGTGCTGGTGATGAGCACGGGTTCGCTGGCGCTGGCCAGGCCGCGTGAGATCGACAGGTACAACCTGCGGCGTGGCGTCGCCTACCGCGTGCTCTGCCCCGGCGAGTTCCCGCTGCCGGGTGGCGCGGAGATCCGCACCGCGCCGGAGGTGCCGTCGGACGCGCTGGTGGTGGACCGCCAGTTCGCCGTGCTGCCCGCCGACCGCAACGGGTTCGCCGTGTTCGAGCTGCCCGGCGTGGTCGGCACCACGGTCGAGCTGTTCGAGCGGATCTGGGCGGTGTCCCCGCCACGCGGTGAGGAACTGCCCAACGAGCGCGAACGCGAACTGCTGGCGCTGCTGTCCAGCGGGATCACCGACGAGTCGGCGGCGCTGCGGCTGGGCGTCTCGGTGCGGACCGTGCGGCGGACCGCGGCCGACCTGATGCTGCGGCTCGGCGCCCGCAGCCGCTTCCAGGCGGGCGCGCGGGCGGCGGACCGCGGCTGGCTGCCCGCCGGTTCGCCGGACCCGGCTCCCGTACTCTCGGTGGGTGCGTGTGCTGGTGGTCGAGGACGATGA